One genomic window of Magnolia sinica isolate HGM2019 chromosome 3, MsV1, whole genome shotgun sequence includes the following:
- the LOC131239834 gene encoding E3 ubiquitin-protein ligase RGLG2-like isoform X2 — protein MGSSSSKATSRSRSSSSYGSRSSSLAPAYAQPYEYPNYQPPQQHYPPPSPSYAHTSVASHPNYAAPPPSQSYANTSTGSRDKSHGRYLRIADNYNSLEQVTEALAHAGLESSNLIVGIDFTKSNEWTGNRSFNRRCLHHIGDTQNPYEQAISIIGRTLSAFDEDNLIPCFGFGDASTHDQDVFSFYPDDRLCNGFEEALMRYREIVPHLRLAGPTSFAPIIEMAMTIVEQSGGQYHVLLIIADGQVTRSVDTEHGRLSPQEQKTVDAIVRASEYPLSIILVGVGDGPWDMMREFDDNIPSRAFDNFQFVNFTEIMSKNMPISRKETEFALAALMEIPSQYKATIELNILGRKKGKASDWVPLPPPPLGSHGAYSFNSKPSRPSSCQPSSPPYPEHSSSMRTSPYPEHTSSMRTSPYPEHKSSTSPYHEHTPASSAPPASASWDNQVCPICLTNPKDMAFGCGHQTCCECGDSLQSCPICRSPIVTRIKLY, from the exons ATGGGGTCGAGTAGTTCAAAAGCGACGAGTCGATCACGTTCATCTTCATCCTATGGTTCAAGATCTTCTTCGCTGGCTCCTGCATATGCTCAACCATACGAGTATCCAAACTACCAGCCTCCACAACAACATTACCCTCCTCCGTCTCCAAGCTACGCCCACACGAGCGTGGCATCCCATCCGAACTATGCTGCTCCGCCGCCGTCTCAAAGTTACGCCAACACAAGCACGGGATCACGTGACAAATCTCACGGGAGGTATTTGAGGATAGCTGATAACTACAATTCCTTGGAACAG GTGACTGAGGCTCTTGCACATGCTGGCCTTGAGTCTTCCAATCTCATTGTTGGTATTGACTTCACAAAGAGCAACGAGTGGACAG GTAATAGATCATTCAACCGCCGGTGCCTGCATCACATTGGAGACACTCAAAATCCCTACGAACAAGCAATTTCTATTATTGGAAGAACCTTGTCTGCTTTTGATGAGGATAACTTGATCCCCTGTTTTGGATTTGGAGATG CATCGACTCATGATCAAGATGTCTTCAGTTTCTACCCAGATGATAGACTTTgtaatggatttgaggaagcacTGATGCGGTACAGAGAAATAGTTCCGCATCTGCGCCTGGCTG GACCGACATCATTTGCCCCGATCATTGAAATGGCTATGACCATTGTGGAGCAGAGTGGTGGGCAGTACCATGTTTTGTTGATAATTGCTGATGGGCAG GTCACAAGAAGTGTAGATACTGAGCATGGTCGTTTAAGTCCGCAGGAGCAAAAAACAGTTGATGCTATTGTAAGAGCAAG TGAGTATCCACTGTCAATTATTTTAGTTGGAGTTGGGGATGGACCCTGGGACATGATGAGGGAATTCGACGATAACATTCCTTCTCGGGCATTTGATAACTTCCAG TTCGTGAATTTCACAGAGATAATGTCGAAGAATATGCCAATATCCCGGAAAGAGACTGAGTTTGCACTCGCTGCACTGATGGAGATACCTTCACAGTATAAAGCAACAATAGAGCTTAACATCTTGGG TCGTAAGAAGGGGAAGGCTTCAGATTGGGTCCCTCTCCCCCCACCACCTCTTGGAAGTCATGGTGCATATTCTTTCAACTCGAAGCCTTCCCGTCCCAGCAGTTGCCAGCCAAGTTCGCCTCCTTACCCTGAACACAGTTCATCCATGCGGACATCTCCTTACCCTGAACACACTTCATCCATGCGGACATCTCCTTACCCTGAACACAAGTCATCGACATCTCCTTACCATGAACACACTCCTGCAAGCTCAGCTCCACCTGCAAGTGCTTCGTGGGACAACCAG GTTTGCCCTATTTGCCTTACTAACCCCAAAGACATGGCCTTTGGTTGCGGCCATCAG ACATGCTGTGAGTGTGGAGACAGCCTTCAATCATGCCCCATATGCCGGAGCCCAATTGTCACCAGAATAAAGCTCTATTGA
- the LOC131239834 gene encoding E3 ubiquitin-protein ligase RGLG2-like isoform X1, whose protein sequence is MGSSSSKATSRSRSSSSYGSRSSSLAPAYAQPYEYPNYQPPQQHYPPPSPSYAHTSVASHPNYAAPPPSQSYANTSTGSRDKSHGRYLRIADNYNSLEQVTEALAHAGLESSNLIVGIDFTKSNEWTGNRSFNRRCLHHIGDTQNPYEQAISIIGRTLSAFDEDNLIPCFGFGDASTHDQDVFSFYPDDRLCNGFEEALMRYREIVPHLRLAGPTSFAPIIEMAMTIVEQSGGQYHVLLIIADGQVTRSVDTEHGRLSPQEQKTVDAIVRASEYPLSIILVGVGDGPWDMMREFDDNIPSRAFDNFQFVNFTEIMSKNMPISRKETEFALAALMEIPSQYKATIELNILGRKKGKASDWVPLPPPPLGSHGAYSFNSKPSRPSSCQPSSPPYPEHSSSMRTSPYPEHTSSMRTSPYPEHKSSTSPYHEHTPASSAPPASASWDNQVCPICLTNPKDMAFGCGHQKLSLQTYISLLLGIELCHSHQTLTPMHLRSLWI, encoded by the exons ATGGGGTCGAGTAGTTCAAAAGCGACGAGTCGATCACGTTCATCTTCATCCTATGGTTCAAGATCTTCTTCGCTGGCTCCTGCATATGCTCAACCATACGAGTATCCAAACTACCAGCCTCCACAACAACATTACCCTCCTCCGTCTCCAAGCTACGCCCACACGAGCGTGGCATCCCATCCGAACTATGCTGCTCCGCCGCCGTCTCAAAGTTACGCCAACACAAGCACGGGATCACGTGACAAATCTCACGGGAGGTATTTGAGGATAGCTGATAACTACAATTCCTTGGAACAG GTGACTGAGGCTCTTGCACATGCTGGCCTTGAGTCTTCCAATCTCATTGTTGGTATTGACTTCACAAAGAGCAACGAGTGGACAG GTAATAGATCATTCAACCGCCGGTGCCTGCATCACATTGGAGACACTCAAAATCCCTACGAACAAGCAATTTCTATTATTGGAAGAACCTTGTCTGCTTTTGATGAGGATAACTTGATCCCCTGTTTTGGATTTGGAGATG CATCGACTCATGATCAAGATGTCTTCAGTTTCTACCCAGATGATAGACTTTgtaatggatttgaggaagcacTGATGCGGTACAGAGAAATAGTTCCGCATCTGCGCCTGGCTG GACCGACATCATTTGCCCCGATCATTGAAATGGCTATGACCATTGTGGAGCAGAGTGGTGGGCAGTACCATGTTTTGTTGATAATTGCTGATGGGCAG GTCACAAGAAGTGTAGATACTGAGCATGGTCGTTTAAGTCCGCAGGAGCAAAAAACAGTTGATGCTATTGTAAGAGCAAG TGAGTATCCACTGTCAATTATTTTAGTTGGAGTTGGGGATGGACCCTGGGACATGATGAGGGAATTCGACGATAACATTCCTTCTCGGGCATTTGATAACTTCCAG TTCGTGAATTTCACAGAGATAATGTCGAAGAATATGCCAATATCCCGGAAAGAGACTGAGTTTGCACTCGCTGCACTGATGGAGATACCTTCACAGTATAAAGCAACAATAGAGCTTAACATCTTGGG TCGTAAGAAGGGGAAGGCTTCAGATTGGGTCCCTCTCCCCCCACCACCTCTTGGAAGTCATGGTGCATATTCTTTCAACTCGAAGCCTTCCCGTCCCAGCAGTTGCCAGCCAAGTTCGCCTCCTTACCCTGAACACAGTTCATCCATGCGGACATCTCCTTACCCTGAACACACTTCATCCATGCGGACATCTCCTTACCCTGAACACAAGTCATCGACATCTCCTTACCATGAACACACTCCTGCAAGCTCAGCTCCACCTGCAAGTGCTTCGTGGGACAACCAG GTTTGCCCTATTTGCCTTACTAACCCCAAAGACATGGCCTTTGGTTGCGGCCATCAG AAACTTTCTCTTCAGACATATATCTCACTGCTATTAGGAATAGAACTCTGCCACTCACATCAGACTCTTACTCCAATGCATCTACGCTCGCTTTGGATCTGA